The sequence TCCAGGTAATTGCTTTCCCAAATACCACCCGCCCAACGCCAGCAGCGTCAATAACGCAGCTATTCCAGCCCAAATGAGCGCAGGGCTCCCGACCCGCGTGGCTTTATTAGCTTCAGGCACGCCAGCCGCTTGCTGCACTTCCGAAACTTCTCCCGCGCCCCCCGGCGGGTCGGAGATCCGCGCTCCATTGGAATCCGGCGGCGTTTCTTGGGGGACTTCCGCCAGCTTGACCTCCTCCCCGGTCGCCCGCTGACGCTCCGCTTCGGCCCGGAGTTTTTCCTCCGCCAAAGCGTTTAACCGGGCTTCCTCCTCGGCCTGCTCCGCCGCCGCTGCTTCCCGCGCTTTCTGGTCCGCCAAGGCCTTGAGACGTTGCTCTTCTGTGAGTCGTGCCGCTGCCTCGTCTTTGGCCTTTTGTTCGGCCAACGCTTGTTGCGCTTGCGCCGCCTCACGTTGCCGCTTTTCCTCCTCTGCTTCCGCCTGCGCCTTGGCAGGTTCATCCACCAAAGTTTCCGCCAGCACTACCCGGAAACCAAACATGGAAACTCTACCTGTCGGTGAAGAGTAGTTGCGATGCGAGGATAACATATCCTTGGGGGCACCATTATTCCAAGATGCCCCGCGCTGCACCCGGTGTTTCTTGGGCGGGTCGTACAAATCCTCGCACCATTCCCACACATTGCCGCCCAGATCGTAAAGCCCGAATTGGTTGGGGGAACAGCGCCCCACGGATACCGTGCCGCGTGTCCCGTCCCCCAAGTACTGTCCCGCCCCCGGTGGCGCCGGCCACTCCTGCCCCCACGGGTAAACCCCCGCGATCTGGCCATCCTTTTCCTTGGGTGTATTTCCCGTTTCTGCTGGTAACCCCACCGCCACGCTCCATTCGGCATCTGTGGGCAGACGGTAATACTGGTTGACTCGCAAGTTCCCCACCGTTTGTTCTTGCCGGGTCAGCCATTTGCAGAACGCCTGGGCATCCTCCCAATTCACCATCACGGCGGGGTGGGTTGGGCTCTGTGTAATCGGCGGAACTAGGTCGAGCCAAGGGTGTTGGGTGGCCGCGACAAATGCGCGGTAATCCTGGACCCGCGTTGGCCAAATACAAAACCGCACAGTGGTCCCCGACACCGGCACAAACGGCATGCCCAAACTGTTGCGCCACGCTAGCGCGGAACTGCCCTTGGGCTTTGGCAGGAACTTTTGAAGTAGTTGCTGCAGTAGTCCAAGTTTGGGAGATTCTTGCACAACCGGCGGAGTTACCCCCGGCACGGGCGAGACGCCCGAGCCACTGTTTACTTCTGCCTTTTGCCTTTTGCCTTCTGCATTTTCCAACTGTTCCCAAACTGCTTTGGCGCTGGGCGGACGTTTCTCCGGTGCTTTATCGAGGCAGGCCAGCAGCACAGCGCACACATCCGCCGGGACGGGATTCTCCAGGCCCAAGGCTTGCAGGCGCTCCGCCAAGGGTGGCACCGGCATTTCCAGCATCACCGCCAGCATCGCCGCCGGATGGGCCGTATAGGGCGGCTCACTGGTCAGCAATTCATACAACGTTGCCCCCAGCGAATAGACATCATCCGTCACCGCCGGGCGCTCGCCCTGCAGTTGCTGCAAGCTCATGTATGCCGGCGTCCCACTGCTGGCAGATTGCACCGATACCCGGTTGACCGACTGATGCACCACCGCCGCTATCCCAAAATCCGCCAGTTTCAGCCGCTCCTTGCCATCCAACATCAAGTTCCCCGGCTTCAGGTCTCGGTGGATCACGCCTTCCAAGTGCGCATAGTGCAGCGCCTCGCACAATTGCTGTACCCAAGGCCGAAGCGTGGCCCAGCGGAGCACCCGGTTGGGTTGGTCACAGCGCAGTTCCGCCAGATTCCGCCCCGCCACATATTCCATCGCCACAAAGGGCAGTTCCCCCGGAAACGCGTGGAATTCATAGATCCCAACGATATGGGGATGGTGCAGTTTGCGGGCCTTGGCAGTTTCCCGCTTCAGGGCGTCAATGGCAGTCGCATCCGTCCGCAACAAGGGAGAGATGAACTTAAGGGCCACCGATTCGTGCAAGGTCTCATCCTGCGCCAGCCAGACCTGCCCCATGCCGCCCTGCCCGAGCAATCGCTCCAGCACAAAGCGCCCCGCTCCGACCGTTTGGCCGGAAACAAAGCCTGCATTGCCAAGGGGACTTGCCATGTACGGGGAGAGTAAGGGAAATGGGCGGGCATGGGAAAGCGAAAAAAACGGAGCGAATGAAACGTTTGGGCCGGAAACTGCCAAACCGTCATTCCGAAATCCGAAATCCGAAATCCGAAATCAAGTCCCTCTCCACCCGCGTTCGCGCTGCGCCTCCAGCACGGCTTTGCGTGCCAGCGCCACATTCTCCTCCACCTGCCAGTCGAACATGCCGGCCAGCACAAAATCCGCGCCGTTATTGAACGCGTGCGGAAAGGCCACCGCCGGCGGAATCGCGCCCGCCGCCATCACTTTAAATGCGATCCAGGGCTTTTTGACATCCGCAAAGAACTCGATGACCTCCTGTGGATTATTGCACCAGCAATTATCATAGTTGCCTAGCCCCCATTTGCCGGTCTCAGCGGCACTGCGCGGAGCGGTGGGGTATTTGTTCCCGTGCAGGGTCTTGACGTAAAAATCCGCCGGCACGCCGGCTTGCTCGCAGCGTTTGATGACTTCCAGGCCATGCGCGCCGACGCCTGCAATGCCGCCCTGGCGTTGCACCAGTTCGACCGATTTGGCGATCACATCCACCCGGTCCTCCTCCACCATTTGCTCGGCGACATGTCCCTGCATGTGTACGCCGCAGGCCCCCATATCCATCGCCTTCTTGAAATACACGAGGTCAAAATTCTCCCCCAGCTTGGCCTGGGCAATCCACTTCATTTTCCCGCCGCGCTTCCAGTGCTTTTCCAAAAAGACATTTTCATCCCAGACCGGAGTATTCACGCAGTTGATGCCGAGCGATTCCGCGAGCGCCAGGGTTTCCAAAATTTTCGCCTCGGTATTGTAACGGCGCATGAGTTGGGAAACGTACCGTAAGTCCCGCGCGTGCGCGTAGCCGGCCAGCAAGTTTCCGCCCAGCATCAATCGGCTGAGTTCCACCTTGCCGATTTTCCCCATGGGGAGTGATTCCTGTTGGGGAGGCTGCGGCGGCAGAGCGTCGCCGACTGGAGCAGAGGCGGCCTGCGCCGGGGTGGCATTGGCGCAAAGCGCCATCGTTGCGGCCGAGGCAAACGCCGTGCCTTTGACAAAATCCCGCCGGTTGACACGTGTTGGCATGATGAATTGGCTGTGGGGCTACGATTCGCCTTGGTTGTTCTTCAGGTCATCTTCGAGCATGGACACCACGTCCTTGAATTTGGGGACATTGTCGGGGTTGACGGCCATGAGAGTTTGATGCGCCTTCAGCGAGGCGCGAATCAGCTCCGTTTTGTCCGGCACGCCCTGACCGCACTGGATTTCCTCAAATTTTCCCTGCTGCCAGTCGCCCGTGTCCGCGAGGGGAAACCGTTCCGCGATACCCAGGTTGTCCAACAGTGTGCGGATACGATCCGTCGGATGGTATAAGAGGATGGCGGCGGGCGGGTTCGAGGCGGGCTGCTCGGCGAGGCGCTCATTAAACGCCGCCAAGGTGCCCAGAAAGGTGCTATCCATGGTCAGGCATTGGTCCAGATCCAGAATGAAACGGCGGCTGCCCTGCTCAGCGCAATCTTCCAGCAGATGTTGAAAATCCACACTGATGGCGCAGGTAGCCCGTCCCGCAATGCGGATACAGACGCCTTGCTCCGTCACACTCACACCCAATCTGCCTGACGACTCTTTCATAATCAACAACCCCTTAATATTCGCCCCGGTAATGGATTTGGTCAAGAACGGGAATGAAGATTTCAGCGGACGCGTCCCGGCGGCTGCCCGGCAATTGCCATCACCGTTTGTTGCAGCACAATGGCTTCATCCGCCCCCGAGGTGACCAGTTTGATATTGCACTGGAGCAGCAGGTTCATTGCGCGCACCAGTTCATCCGAGGTGTAGTTTTGGGATTGCTGTGCGGCGCGAAACAGCACGTACGGGTTGGTGGCCAGGGGGCTGAACTCCTTTTGCGCGGCGAATTTTTCCGCCGGCAACCGTTCCAGTTGGGCCTTAAACGGACCGTAACTACTGGTGGGCGACAACAGTTTCTCGCGCATCGCTTCCTTCATGAACAGCATCGCCCGCACCTTGGAAATCAGCCCATACAACATCCCGACTTCGCTTTTCTTTTTATCAAACTGCATGGCCCACAATTCCTCGTCGAGGGTGCGCAGCAGTTTCGGCAGGTTGCGGTCGCCCAAGGCGTCGCCCAAGGCAAAGGCGCGCGCCTGCTTGTTCTGGCTGACGACGGCCAACACATCACGCAACCCAATCTGTTTGCGGTCACCCACGTATAGGGAAAGCTTCTCCGCCTCGCTGGTGAGTTGGCGCAGGTTGGGCCCGACGCGGGTCACCAGTTCCGCCAGTGCTTCCTCGGCAATTTCCTTGTTCCGGGTCTGGATTTCCTTGAAGACATGTCGCTCGGCCTGGTCGGCCCAGTCCTTGGTTTCCAAGCTGAGCCCGGCAAACACTTCCACCGTCCCGTTTTTCTCGATGGTTTTATAAAAACTCTTGCGCTTATCCACCTTCGCGGCGCTGATCAGCAGGCGCACGTTGTCCCATTTGAACACCTTCAAGTCTTCGCCCAAGGCGGACAGGTTTTCGGTGATGGTAGCCGAACCGGCCGTACGGTCATCGCCCAGAAAGGTGCAATCCTTGAACCAGACCACTTTGCCGCCGCCAAAAAACGGCAAGGTATTCAGCGCTTCGCGCAGCCGGCGCAGGCAACGCACCGCCTCATCCACCGTATTGGCGCCGGCCTCCACGATTTCGTGGTCCATGCCCCCCAGTTCCTGGCACCATTGGTCAAAGAGCGCCCGGGCACGCTGGCGCACATTGTAATCGTCATCCCCGTGGATCAGGGCCAGGGGATTGCTGGTTTTGGTGGAAGCGACGGCCATGGTTGAAGCAGGGCTAAAGCAACGGTTTATTCCGGCTCGTTGCCCGGCTCATCGGAGGGATGATTCAGTTTCTGCAACACCTCGGACATGTCTTCCACCTGGCTGAAGAGCGCGGCGGTGACAAAGATGGGGCGTTTCTGGGCGGCGGCGAGCGCCAGGCAATCAGAAGGGCGCGCGTCCAATTCCACGATTTTTCGGCCCAGTTCATTCTGCTGTTGCAGGATCAGCCGGGCGAAATACGTGCTGCTTTGCAGCTTGGTGATGACCACGCGTTCCACCGAGATGCCGAAGCCCTTGAACATGTTCAGCATCAGATCGTGCGTGAGCGGGCGTTCCTTGGTGGTATCGCGCATGAACATGCCGATGACCGCGCCCATGTTCAACTCGACCTGGATGATAAACACCTTCTGGTCATTGCCGATGAAGATCGCGCAGCCACTGTTGGATGGCACGATTCCGCGTATCTCGACCGCTATGACTTCGTTATTCATGCGGGGCAATTTAGCCTCCTGCCAGGAAAAATACAAGAATATGATGATGGCCTCCTAAAAGCAGATGAATAAGCCGTTCCATTTCACCCTGCCATGGGTGACTTCCCATTGACCACGCCGCCTCTCCATGCAGGTGGAGTAGCATAGCAGCCGATGGAAGAAGATTGGATTTAGGAGGCTTCTTCAATCACCCAGGCACGTGCCAACCGCACGCGCACTTTCAATCCACGGATGATGCAGCGGCACATCCTTGCGCGTGCCTGCCACATCCTTGATGGCCACGGGGTACACGCCATCGCCGCGCGCGGCAATCATGACGCCAAAAACGCCTTGCTGGATAAACTCCACGCAGGCTGTGCCCAGCCGCGTCGCCAAAAGCCGATCCACGGCGGATGGAGTTCCGCCCCGCTGAACGTACCCAAGAATGGTCACGCGGGATTCCAGGCCCGTCAGCGCTTCAAGCTGGCCGGAAAGCCGCAAGGTGTTCCCCGTATGTTGCCGATCCAAGGCGGCCAATTCCGCCTTGGCTTTCAAGAGTTCCGCCTGGGAACCGGCGCGTGCCTTGCGTTGCTTGGCCTGCTTGAAGCGGTTGGCATCCTCGCGGGCCAGCGCCCCCTCAGCCACCGCCACAATGGAGAAATTGGTTCCCTTTTCGCTGCGGCGGCGAATCGCCTTCGCGATTTTTTCCACGTCATAAGGAAGCTCGGGAATCAGGATAACGTCCGCCCCCCCCGCAATCCCGGCTCCCAAGGTCAACCAGCCGGCTCGATGTCCCATGACTTCCGCAACAATAATGCGGTGATGGCTGTGCGCCGTGCTGTGGAGCCGGTCAATCGCTTCGGTCGCGATCCCCAAGGCGGTGTCGAAACCAAAACTGGTGTCGGTCAAGGCAACGTCGTTATCAATGGTCTTGGGCAGGGTGACGACGTTTAGCCCTTTTTCGACCAGCCGAAGGGCATTTTTTTGCGTGCCACCGCCGCCGATGCACACGAGCGCATCCAGGCGGCTTTTCTTGAAGTTCCTGATGATGACATCCCGCAGATCGCACACTTTGCCATCCACTTCATGACGATGCGGCTTGATGCGGCTCGTCCCCAGAATGGTGCCGCCCACGGTCAAAATACCCGCGAGCGCGGTTTTATCCAGCCGCAGAGTGTGATTATTGATCAAACCCAGGAAACCATCGCAAATACCAATGACTTCAATGCCGTGTCCCAACGCCGCTTTCCCAACACCGCGCACGGCGGCATTGAGGCCGGGACAATCGCCGCCAGCGGTCAGAATTCCGATTCGCTTTATTTTCATAGGCACCTTTTTCCGGGTGAATTGAACATGGGGGAACAGGATAATAGCAACGGTCCCGATTGCCAATCTCATTATTATCAATTCACCAATTGCATTCTCTATTTGCTTGCACAATCCCGACCACCAATTACTCTTCGTATGAAGTATGGGCGCGCGCATAAAAAAGGCAAAACCGACTGGCAACGTCGAAGACGGGGCTATGGTCGTTTCGCCAGCCAGGAACGCCACCCTGGCCTCCGATTCCGGGCAAAATCCCCATCCACCATCCGCTGCCACCGCACCGCGTGAAAGTACGGATTTTATTCCAGAGAAAGAAGCCATGCATTACGATGGCGATTCCGCCGTCAAACTCTACCTGCGCGAGATTGGACAGGTCAAATTATTGACCGCCCAAGAAGAAATTGACCTGGCGGCACGCATCAAACGCGGTGATAAAAAAGCGCGGGAAGCCATGATCAAGGCTAATCTGCGTTTGGTGGTTAAAATCGCCCATGACTACGAAAATCTGGGACTGCCGCTGCTGGACCTCATCAGTGAAGGGAATCTGGGGCTCATCAAAGCGGTCGAGCGGTTCGATCCCGCCAAGGGCGGCAAACTCTCCACGTATGGCGCCTGGTGGATCAAGCAAGCGATCAAACGGGCGTTGGCCAACCAATCCAAGACCATCCGCCTGCCCGTGCATTTGGTGGATAAAATTGGCCGCATGCGGCGGGTGGCAACCCGAATGCAGGAAGAGCTGAGCCGCGAACCCACCGATGAAGAGCTGGCCGGAGAAATGGGGGTTCCAACGCGCCGGGTGACCCAGTTGCGATCTGCCGGGATGCGGCCCACCTCGTTGGACGCGCCCATTAGCAATGACGATACCAATACCTATAGCGACGTAATCGCGGACGAACAAGCCGACGACCCGTCCGACCAATTGGAGGAACATGGCCTCAGCGACATGTTGCGCGAAATGGTCAAAACCCTGCCGCCACGGGAAGCTGAAATCCTTAGCTACCGGTTTGGCCTTGATGGCGGCCCGGAGCGAACACTGGAAGACGTCGGCGTCAAATTTGCCGTTACCCGCGAACGCATCCGGCAAATCCAAAACATCGCCCTGCGCAAATTGCGGAAAATGATAAATAAGCTGGATAATAAATCGGATTAACCTCAATCTCCACGCATGAGCAATATTACTGCTGTTGAAATTGCCCGACATATTCGCACGGTGCCAGACTTCCCCAAGCCTGGCATTCAGTTTAAGGACATTACACCGGTCCTGTCCGATGCGCGCCTGTTTGCCGCCAGCATTGAATTACTTACCGCCAATTTTGCACCGGGAAGCGTGGATGCCATCGTCGGGATTGACGCCCGTGGGTTTATCTTCGCCGCCGCCGCCGCCATGCGCCTGCAAGCCGGCTTTGTGCCGGTGCGCAAAAAAGGCAAGTTGCCCTATCAGACCATCGAGCAAAGCTACGATTTGGAATACGGCTCCAATACCATTGCCATTCATGTAGATGCGTTGAAACCCGGCGACAAAGTGCTGTTGATTGACGATCTGCTGGCCACCGGCGGTACCGCCGCCGCCGCCGTTCATCTGGTGCAAAAAATCGGTGCCGAAATCCTGCAAGTGGGATTCCTGATCGAACTCAGTTTCCTGAAAGGCCGTGAGAAGCTCCCCGGTCTGCCGATCCAATCACTGGTCATCTACTGAGCAAGCCAATGCGACTTGGTGAACAAGTCCGTGAACAGCCGGTTAGTTGATGGTGAATTCCCAGTGTAGAACTCCTGACACTTTTGTCTGTTGCACGGCGACCAATTCAGGTTTGCTTTCCCCTTATTCATGGACACAGAAATGACAGCAGTGAATGCCGGACCGGGTGACGATTCCAAGCGTCCACCCCGCAATCAAGGCAATGGCAGAAGAATGGGCGCTCCGTCCGCTGCGGTGGATCGCCTGCCGCCGCATTCCATTGAAGCGGAGCAAGGCGTGCTCGGTTGCATCATGCTGGCCCCCAACGAATGCATTGGTGATTGCATTACCAAATTCAAGAGCCAGACCAAGGTGTTTTACGATCTTCGCCACCAGGTTATCTACGAAATGCTGGTGGAGATGTATGATCAGAAGGAGGCGATTGACACCCTCACCCTGTTCCAGCGCCCCAAGGACAAGCAGCAGGTGGAAATGGTGGGTGGTCTGGCCTACCTGGCCTCCCTGCCCGAAAAAGTTCCTTCCGCCGCCAATCTCATGTATTATGCCGAGATTATCTGGGAGAAATCTCTGCTTCGCAAAATGCTCCGCACCTGTACGGATATCGTTGGGGAAATCTACGATTTTGAAGGGGAAGTGGACCGCTTGCTGGACACGGTGGAAACCCAGATTCTGCGGCTGAGCGAAGAACGGGTGGAGCAGGATTCCAACAGCATCAAGGACTTGGTGCATAAGGCCATTGATCAGATCGAACATTATCACCAAAACCAAGGCATCCTCGAAGGCATTCCGACCGGATTCAGCGATCTGGACAAAATGACCAGCGGATTGCGCGCCGGGGAAATGATCGTCATTGCCGCCCGCCCCAGCATGGGCAAGACCTCCCTGGCAATGAACATCGCGGAACATGTGGCGGTGGATCACAAACTGCCAGTCGGGGTATTCAGCTTGGAAATGACCGCCGCTTCCCTGGTCATGCGGCTCCTCTGTTCCCGGGCCCGAATCAATCTGCGGAAAATCCAGGGGGGGTTCATCAACGAGTTGGATTTTACCCGCCTGACGACTGCCGCCGGCCAGTTGTCCGGTTCCCCATTGATTATTGACGACACCTCGGGATTATCCATCTTGCAGTTGCGTGCCAAAGCCCGCCGGATGCACCAACAATACGGAATCAAGCTTTTAGTGATTGACTACTTGCAACTGCTCCATTCTACTGCGCAGCGTGCGAAGGACAACCGGCAACAGGAGATTGCCGATATTTCCAACGGCATCAAAGCCTTGGCCAAGGAATTGAAGATGCCGGTGATTGTTCTGAGCCAGTTAAATCGCGAATTGGAAAAGAATAAAGGGCGCAAGCCGCAACTGTCTGACTTGCGCGAATCAGGTGCTATTGAGCAAGATGCCGACTTGGTGGGATTGCTGTACGCTCCCAGTTCGGAAGATGAAGAGTCCGAGCAGCCGGCAGATGGCGATTGCCGGGCGGTGAACCTGTTGATAGCCAAGCAGCGCAACGGGCCGACCGGTGATGTGCATCTGACCTTTTTGCGTGGAATAACGCGGTTTGAAAACGCCTCCAAGGTCAGCGCGGAGGATATGCATTAAGAATGTTTAAATTATATCGAGTCATTTTGTCATTGGCCCTGCTAACCGCATGGGTGACGGGGATGAATTATGCCCACGCACAAATGGGGCCAAAGGTGCTCAAGATTGAAGTGCGAATCCTCGAACCCGCCAACACCAGCGAGTCCCTGATCCGCACGCATATTCGTATCAAGGAAAGCGACGAGTTCAACCAGATCAACGTGGATGACGATATTCGTAACCTGTATGGCATCGGGTTTTTCCAAAAAATTCAGGTCAACTACGACTATAAGCCGGAAGGCGTCATTCTCACCTATGTTATTGAGGGCAAACCGCGCGTGACGGAAGTCAAATTAACCGGGAATAAAAAATACTCCGACAGCAAGTTGTTGAAGAAAATAACGACCAAGGTGGGCGACCCGCTCGATCATCGCAAACTCTTCAATGACAAACAGGAATTACTGAAGCACTACGAAAAGTCGGGCTATCACCAAACCAAAATCGAGGTGAAGACGTATTCCGAGGAAGGCAGTGGCCGCGCCCGGGTCACCTTTGAAATCAATGAAAGTCCTAAAATACGAATCCAACAAGTGGAATTCGACGGCGCGCACGCTTTCAAGACCAGCAAATTGAAAAAAGAGGTCAAAACCAAACGCCGTTGGTTTTTCTCCTGGCTGACCGGCAGCGGTCGCCTGAAGGACGACGTCTTGGATGAGGATAAAGAGAAGTTGACCGAGTTTTATCAAAATGCCGGTTACATTGACTTTGATCTCAAGGAAGCCAAAGCCTACCCGACCGGGCCAAAGACCGTGGTGGTTAAGTTTACCTACGAGGAAGGCCGCCAATACAAGGTGGGCAGCATCACCTTTACGAACAATACGGTTTTTCCCACGACCGAACTCGCCTCTGTACTGAAAATGAAGGAAGGGAACATTTTTAACCCCAAGACCCTGAACGAGGACGTGGAGGCGCTGAAAGATAAATGCGGCACCAAGGGATATATTGAAGCCGTAGTGGTGCCCATCAAGCGTCCCAACGTGGAAAAGGGGACCATGGATATGATTTACCTCCTTGAGGAAGGTAAACAGTTTCGCATTGAAAAGGTGGAAATCCGCGGTAACAACAAGACCAAAGATAAAGTCATTCGCCGCGAACTCGCGGTGGTGCCGGGGGAAATCTTTGACATGGTTCGGGTGAAAACCAGCAAAAAGCGTTTGGAAGGTCTGAGTTACTTTGAAAAAGTGGATACCGCCCCCGAGCCTAGTGATAGCGGTGTGGAAGATCGCCGCAACCTGGTGGTTTCAGTGGATGAAAAAGCCACCGCTCACTTCACTTTGGGCGCAGGTTTCAGTTCCGTCACCAGCTTGGAAGGTTACGTGGAATTCACCCAAGGTAACTTTGATCTATTCAATCCGCCGCGCTTTACCGGTGGCGGCCAAAAGCTGCGTCTGCATGCCACCGTCGGCCTGTTGCGCCAGGATTATCAGGTTTCCTTTATCGAGCCCTGGTTCATGGAACGCAAACTGCAGTTGGGCATTGACCTGTATCATCGCGCGTTAA is a genomic window of Verrucomicrobiota bacterium containing:
- a CDS encoding sigma-70 family RNA polymerase sigma factor: MHYDGDSAVKLYLREIGQVKLLTAQEEIDLAARIKRGDKKAREAMIKANLRLVVKIAHDYENLGLPLLDLISEGNLGLIKAVERFDPAKGGKLSTYGAWWIKQAIKRALANQSKTIRLPVHLVDKIGRMRRVATRMQEELSREPTDEELAGEMGVPTRRVTQLRSAGMRPTSLDAPISNDDTNTYSDVIADEQADDPSDQLEEHGLSDMLREMVKTLPPREAEILSYRFGLDGGPERTLEDVGVKFAVTRERIRQIQNIALRKLRKMINKLDNKSD
- a CDS encoding bifunctional nuclease domain-containing protein; translation: MNNEVIAVEIRGIVPSNSGCAIFIGNDQKVFIIQVELNMGAVIGMFMRDTTKERPLTHDLMLNMFKGFGISVERVVITKLQSSTYFARLILQQQNELGRKIVELDARPSDCLALAAAQKRPIFVTAALFSQVEDMSEVLQKLNHPSDEPGNEPE
- the holA gene encoding DNA polymerase III subunit delta, with protein sequence MAVASTKTSNPLALIHGDDDYNVRQRARALFDQWCQELGGMDHEIVEAGANTVDEAVRCLRRLREALNTLPFFGGGKVVWFKDCTFLGDDRTAGSATITENLSALGEDLKVFKWDNVRLLISAAKVDKRKSFYKTIEKNGTVEVFAGLSLETKDWADQAERHVFKEIQTRNKEIAEEALAELVTRVGPNLRQLTSEAEKLSLYVGDRKQIGLRDVLAVVSQNKQARAFALGDALGDRNLPKLLRTLDEELWAMQFDKKKSEVGMLYGLISKVRAMLFMKEAMREKLLSPTSSYGPFKAQLERLPAEKFAAQKEFSPLATNPYVLFRAAQQSQNYTSDELVRAMNLLLQCNIKLVTSGADEAIVLQQTVMAIAGQPPGRVR
- a CDS encoding adenine phosphoribosyltransferase yields the protein MSNITAVEIARHIRTVPDFPKPGIQFKDITPVLSDARLFAASIELLTANFAPGSVDAIVGIDARGFIFAAAAAMRLQAGFVPVRKKGKLPYQTIEQSYDLEYGSNTIAIHVDALKPGDKVLLIDDLLATGGTAAAAVHLVQKIGAEILQVGFLIELSFLKGREKLPGLPIQSLVIY
- the dnaB gene encoding replicative DNA helicase, coding for MDTEMTAVNAGPGDDSKRPPRNQGNGRRMGAPSAAVDRLPPHSIEAEQGVLGCIMLAPNECIGDCITKFKSQTKVFYDLRHQVIYEMLVEMYDQKEAIDTLTLFQRPKDKQQVEMVGGLAYLASLPEKVPSAANLMYYAEIIWEKSLLRKMLRTCTDIVGEIYDFEGEVDRLLDTVETQILRLSEERVEQDSNSIKDLVHKAIDQIEHYHQNQGILEGIPTGFSDLDKMTSGLRAGEMIVIAARPSMGKTSLAMNIAEHVAVDHKLPVGVFSLEMTAASLVMRLLCSRARINLRKIQGGFINELDFTRLTTAAGQLSGSPLIIDDTSGLSILQLRAKARRMHQQYGIKLLVIDYLQLLHSTAQRAKDNRQQEIADISNGIKALAKELKMPVIVLSQLNRELEKNKGRKPQLSDLRESGAIEQDADLVGLLYAPSSEDEESEQPADGDCRAVNLLIAKQRNGPTGDVHLTFLRGITRFENASKVSAEDMH
- a CDS encoding STAS domain-containing protein yields the protein MKESSGRLGVSVTEQGVCIRIAGRATCAISVDFQHLLEDCAEQGSRRFILDLDQCLTMDSTFLGTLAAFNERLAEQPASNPPAAILLYHPTDRIRTLLDNLGIAERFPLADTGDWQQGKFEEIQCGQGVPDKTELIRASLKAHQTLMAVNPDNVPKFKDVVSMLEDDLKNNQGES
- a CDS encoding ATP-dependent 6-phosphofructokinase → MKIKRIGILTAGGDCPGLNAAVRGVGKAALGHGIEVIGICDGFLGLINNHTLRLDKTALAGILTVGGTILGTSRIKPHRHEVDGKVCDLRDVIIRNFKKSRLDALVCIGGGGTQKNALRLVEKGLNVVTLPKTIDNDVALTDTSFGFDTALGIATEAIDRLHSTAHSHHRIIVAEVMGHRAGWLTLGAGIAGGADVILIPELPYDVEKIAKAIRRRSEKGTNFSIVAVAEGALAREDANRFKQAKQRKARAGSQAELLKAKAELAALDRQHTGNTLRLSGQLEALTGLESRVTILGYVQRGGTPSAVDRLLATRLGTACVEFIQQGVFGVMIAARGDGVYPVAIKDVAGTRKDVPLHHPWIESARAVGTCLGD
- a CDS encoding bifunctional serine/threonine-protein kinase/formylglycine-generating enzyme family protein translates to MASPLGNAGFVSGQTVGAGRFVLERLLGQGGMGQVWLAQDETLHESVALKFISPLLRTDATAIDALKRETAKARKLHHPHIVGIYEFHAFPGELPFVAMEYVAGRNLAELRCDQPNRVLRWATLRPWVQQLCEALHYAHLEGVIHRDLKPGNLMLDGKERLKLADFGIAAVVHQSVNRVSVQSASSGTPAYMSLQQLQGERPAVTDDVYSLGATLYELLTSEPPYTAHPAAMLAVMLEMPVPPLAERLQALGLENPVPADVCAVLLACLDKAPEKRPPSAKAVWEQLENAEGKRQKAEVNSGSGVSPVPGVTPPVVQESPKLGLLQQLLQKFLPKPKGSSALAWRNSLGMPFVPVSGTTVRFCIWPTRVQDYRAFVAATQHPWLDLVPPITQSPTHPAVMVNWEDAQAFCKWLTRQEQTVGNLRVNQYYRLPTDAEWSVAVGLPAETGNTPKEKDGQIAGVYPWGQEWPAPPGAGQYLGDGTRGTVSVGRCSPNQFGLYDLGGNVWEWCEDLYDPPKKHRVQRGASWNNGAPKDMLSSHRNYSSPTGRVSMFGFRVVLAETLVDEPAKAQAEAEEEKRQREAAQAQQALAEQKAKDEAAARLTEEQRLKALADQKAREAAAAEQAEEEARLNALAEEKLRAEAERQRATGEEVKLAEVPQETPPDSNGARISDPPGGAGEVSEVQQAAGVPEANKATRVGSPALIWAGIAALLTLLALGGWYLGKQLPGQRLEQAQATATTASPLIKATVPQNSAPTTTAVVKLPLLSKVLAACRT
- the bamA gene encoding outer membrane protein assembly factor BamA, whose protein sequence is MFKLYRVILSLALLTAWVTGMNYAHAQMGPKVLKIEVRILEPANTSESLIRTHIRIKESDEFNQINVDDDIRNLYGIGFFQKIQVNYDYKPEGVILTYVIEGKPRVTEVKLTGNKKYSDSKLLKKITTKVGDPLDHRKLFNDKQELLKHYEKSGYHQTKIEVKTYSEEGSGRARVTFEINESPKIRIQQVEFDGAHAFKTSKLKKEVKTKRRWFFSWLTGSGRLKDDVLDEDKEKLTEFYQNAGYIDFDLKEAKAYPTGPKTVVVKFTYEEGRQYKVGSITFTNNTVFPTTELASVLKMKEGNIFNPKTLNEDVEALKDKCGTKGYIEAVVVPIKRPNVEKGTMDMIYLLEEGKQFRIEKVEIRGNNKTKDKVIRRELAVVPGEIFDMVRVKTSKKRLEGLSYFEKVDTAPEPSDSGVEDRRNLVVSVDEKATAHFTLGAGFSSVTSLEGYVEFTQGNFDLFNPPRFTGGGQKLRLHATVGLLRQDYQVSFIEPWFMERKLQLGIDLYHRALNYVSRQGYYDERRTGFKLSLQRALGSDYLIGSVYYNLERVGLVNVSDQAPSIIKDEVKYGEYRVVSKLGGTLAYDTRDHNLNPTKGHRSVLLGEFAGLGGDTKYYRLELRHAQYIKGLFEGHLLELSAQAGAIAPYGDSPKDQKVPLFDRYFLGGLSTLRGFNFRDIGPHEPQQGEPIGGQTFWFGSAEYYIPIVDRLKFALFYDIGNAYEQPWSLHTTSSSRQQVFYNTQGGRRIAYLRNWGDQAAFYDNWGLGLRLDSPLGPLRFDFGFPIHSDQYTGGNMKFQFSVGWVRDF